In the genome of Pseudomonadota bacterium, the window GGGCCCAGGTGATGCTAGAAAAGTGCTCGCATCCTTAAGACGCGGTGATCATTTGTTTATTCTTGTGGACCAAAAAATGAATAGAGGCACATCAGTTCCTTTCTTTGGACGGCCTGCCATGACAGCTCCAGCTGCGGCTCGTATGGCGCTTAGGTTTCAATGCCCTCTTGTACCTGCAAGAGTCGAGCGTCTTGGCGGTGTGCGCTTTCGAATCACTTACTATCCGCCAATGCATCTCCCTAGCAGCAAAGACGATCCTGAGGCTGTTTATACCTTGTTGTGTCAAATGAATGAAATGCTTGAGGGATGGATTAAAGAACGGCCAGATCAATGGCTCTGGTTGCATAATCGTTGGCCGAAAGACTAGGTAGTTGTCTAGCATTTGTTGTAAAAATAGCTATACTGAAGTGAAACCAAAACCTCTGTTTCCTAATACGCTCGAAGTGCTCATTTACAATTGTAAACTGCGCGCTTCTCGCTATCATTAAACTAGAGGTTTTGATTTCACGAGAGTATATAATCATTAGTGTATCAGTTACGGTGACCCATAGAGTGCAAACCTTATTAAATTCCAGCAGAATTTACCTTGAACGCCGGGTGTTTGGTGTTTTATTGCTTGGGTTTTCCAGTGGTCTTCCGTTTTTGTTGACACTAGGAACACTGCAAGCTTGGCTGGAAAGAGTTGGTATCTCAAAAACCACCATTGGTTTGTTCGCGCTTGCAACAGCCCCTTATGCCCTCAAATTTTTGTGGGCGCCTTTAACAGATCACCTACCTATTCCCTATTTATCAAGCAAGCTGGGCTTAAAACGCAGTTGGCTCTTGTTGAGTCAGTTAACGCTTGCCCTTGCTTTGATGGGTCTTGGCACAACAGACCCAGCTCAAAATATTGCCCATACGGCTTTTGCTACCTTTCTTGTTTGTCTGTGTGCGTCATTTCAAGATAATGCGATGGAGGCATACCGTATTGAAACCCTGAACGAAAAAGAAATGGGGCCTGGTGCAGGAGCATCCGTGCTCGGATTTCGCATTGGTATGTTGGTTTCAGGAGGGGGTGCGCTTTATTTGGCCGCATATTGTCCTTGGAAGGTTGTGTACGCGTTAATGGCTACATGTGTCAGCATTGGGATGGTTGCGACCCTGCTGATTCCAAATTCAGACCGAGAACGAACAATAGCGTGCCAGCGGAAAAAGCCGCACCAAGCAATGTGGCCTGCCATTACATCTTTTTTACAAAACCAGGATTGGAAAATAATTTTGTTATTCATCCTTTGTTATAAGGTAGGCGATACCGGCTTGAACATGATGAGCATTCCCTTCTTACTTGAAATGGGATTTTCTAAACTAGAGATTGCCTCAATTGCCAAGACATTCGGTTTTTTTGCCATGGTTGCAGGCGGTTTTATCGGTGGGTTGCTGCTGCTGCATCTATCGCTTTTAAAAAATCTCGCCCTGGGTATTTCCTTATTAATGACTTCTTCTGTGATGTTTATGATCCAGGCTGTTCTAGGACATGACACGACTTTTTTGATGTTAACGATGGGAGTTGAAAATCTTGCCTGTGGCATGAGTGCAGCTGCTCTGATTGCCTATTTATCGAAGTGTTGTCATGTCCCATATACAGCAACCCATTATGCCTTGTTTTCCTCCTTCAGCTCCGTGGTGCGTATAGGGCTTTCTGTAGGAGCAGGGTGGCTAGCTGATCAAGTTTCATGGATGACTTTTTATGGGATCATTGCAGTGGGTTGCTTGCCTGCTTTGATGTTATTGAGTCGATTTTCCTTGCATTTTTATGAACCTAAGCGCAGTTCTCTTGCGTATGAGCAGAAAATTGTGCAAACCAGTTAATATCTACATGAAGGAGTGAGAGTCAATATGACTGCTATTCTATCCGATAAACGCTTGTCATCAGGTATACAAAGATGTTTTGAGCACTTATCCGAAACCTTACAAATTCCTATAAATGTCTCATTATGGGGAACACCAACGATTCATCTTAGAGGCGCCTCTGCATCAGATTTGTCGATTACAATTAACGACAAGGGCGTTGTTGCGTCTCTCTTGAAAGGCCCATCTTTGGAAAACCTGCTGCGCCATTATGCTGCGGGAAACATTGTTCTTGAAGGCTCGAAAGACCTCATTACTCTTGGTGAAACTCTTCGAGAGCAGATTAAGAAAAAAGATCTAAAACGCTTAAAAAAATCTCTTTTTCTAAAAAATTTGTGGCCGTTCCTTTTTGTAAAATCTACCAAATCCTCTTTGAGGCATGAATATACCGAAGATGAAACCGGATTTAATCAGAAAAAACGCGTCAATAAAGACTTTATTCAGTTCCACTATGATGTGAGTAATGAATTTTATCAGCTCTTTTTGGACCCTGAAATGCAATATTCTTGTGGGAATTTCAAAAACTGGGATGAATCCCTAGAGCAAGCTCAGCAGAACAAGCTGGAGATGATTTGCCGTAAACTGCGATTGAAAGACGGGGAGCGCTTTTTGGACATTGGCTGTGGATGGGGAGGTCTTGTATGCTATGCAGCTCAGCGCTATGGAGTTAAAGCCCATGGTGTTACCCTTTCCCAAGCTCAGTATGATTTTGCTCAAGAAAAAGTGAAAAGGCTGGGGTTGGAGGACAAAGTGACTCTTGAGATTCGAGATTATATAACCTTGGAGGGAACATACGACAAAATAGCCAGTATCGGCATGTTTGAGCATATTGGAGTCGACAATTTTCCTAATTATTTTAAGAAAGTCAGATCCCTCTTGCGAGATAATGGGCTATTTTTAAATCATGCTATTGCACGCCGAACAAAAGTGAACAAGAAAAAATCGCGCCGGATTACCCCTGAAAAACATTTGATATTGAAATATATTTTCCCCGGCTCTGAACTGGCTCCTATTGGAGATTCTGTAGATTCAATGGAAGCCTATGGGTTTGAGATTCATGATGTGGAAGGATGGCGCGAACACTATGCGCTTACCTGTAAACACTGGTGCCAGCGTCTATCTAAGAATAAGGACAAAGCTATAAAATTGATTGGCAAAGAGCGGTATTTGATGTGGGTGACATATCTTGCCGGCGTATCTTTTGGATTTCACAGTGGGACGATTTTAATTTATCAAACTTTGGGCTCAAAAAGGGCCAAGGCAAAGGGACTTTCAGAACTTCCGCCAACCCGGCAAGATCTTTATGGATGATTTTGATTGCGTACTCATTTTTTAAGAGCAAATGCGAGTTTCTCTTGCTTATGAGCCAAAAATTGTTCAAACTAACTAATGTCAAACGATTGTCGGGGTGTAGCGCAGCCTGGTAGCGCGCCTGCTTTGGGAGCAGGATGTCGGGAGTTCAAATCTCTCCACCCCGACCATTAAAGCTCATTATACCCATGCTGAATCAAGATGTTGACCTAAGTAAGGTGCCAGGCATAAAGGTATGTGTTCGTTTGATTTTTGTATCCGTCGGGTAAAACGCCTGGATAATCTATTTGCGAGGCCCTCTACCTCGAAACTGTTTACGGGATGGGGATCTGTAAGCTCAAAAGCTTTAGTGCCTATGGAGTAGGGTCCGGTTGGTTTAGGAAGCAAAAAGGCTTTGCAAACAGCAGGATGCACATGAAAAATGCAAAAGAGTAGTGCAAAAAATCTAATCAATATCTTGCCTATTTAAACTAACGATTCTCCATAAGTTGCCGCTTGCAGGTGGCTCACACAGTACAAGCTCACAGTTACCAATGAACATAGGCGTTTGGTATCCCATTGGTTTGGTTAAAGTTGCAAAGGCACCGCCATGGGAAACAATAAGGGGAATGCCAGAAAGAGATTCGCGCACACACTCATTGACAGCATTAATGACGCGGCTTGCAAAATCTTGGTAAGGTTCAGCTTCTGTATGAGTTTTTCCTGCCATCCACTGTTGCACTATTTGCCTAGACTGAGCGGTGATATCTGTTCCTTCAAGAATACCAAAGCAGCTCTCCCGCAGATTTTTCTTGATTGAATGCTGCACGCTCAACTCTTCATTGATCACCTCGGCCGTTCTCTTAGCCCGGAGCAGATGGCTCGAGAAAATATGCGATATGGGTGTACCTCCCAGAAACGATTTGACCGCATGGACTTGATTAAGTCCCGCTTCATTCAAAGGAATATCACGACTGCCTTGATACCTGGCGCTTTTATTCCATTCGGTTTCGCCGTGCCGCAGGAAATAGAAGGGCAAAGGTGTTAGTTTGGGAGTTTCGCCATGTGTTAAACTTGTCTTTTTCACCACCACGTGCTACCTTTTTCTCATATTTGACTACATGACATGAGTATACCCCTTTGTCAGCTCATCTTGAAATTGAAAAGAAATACCAAATCGTAGAAACAGACCTTGGACCTCTGCTTGCTCAATTCGAATACGTCAGTGAAAAGCGCATCATAGATGAGTACTTCGACACTGTTGATGGCAAGTTTTACCAAGAGGGTATTTTCATTCGCATCCGCAATCAAAAAACACTGGATGTTAAATTCAACCCCGATCACTTGGGGCAAAGAGGCGTCCACGAGCATGTCTTTTGTGCTGAATATAGCTTTCAAGAACCATTTGCCAATCAAGACTTCAAAACGTTTGAAGCTTTGGGACAACTTATTGGGACTCAGCAACCTTTTAGCTCCAGCTTTTCTTCATTTCTCAAATCAAACCAACTGGTTATACTCTTGCTGATCGACAAAATTCGTAAAACCTATAAACAAGGACACTTTGCCTTAGTTATCGATGCAATTGCGGGCTTGGGCACGATTCTTGAGATAGAATATACGGGAAAGAATACGAATCCAGATGTTGAGCAGATTGTATCGGAAATCGATGAACTAATGCAGGAAGTGCCAACAGTTCCCTTAGCCACTGGAAGTTTCGAAATGCTTTTAAAAAAGCAAAATTTTGAGTTGTACAGAAAAGGTAAGTATCTGTTGGAAGAGGACAGAGAATTGGATAAGACTGCTGCATGAAAAAATTCCTTGCTCTCTCGTTTCTGCTTGTTGTTGCTCTTATTACCTCTGGCCACGCCGAAAGCAAGCAAGCAACGTGCTTTGCCGATATTGCTCAAGATTTTGCCAATGCTGACCAAGACACACTAGTCATTTTCAATTTTTTTGATGAAGAATCACGGAGCACTTGTTTGGCTTTAAGGCTGCTTTGCCAAGTCAATCTCTATCGGTTGTTCGGGGTAATTGCCTGCTAAGATATCTGGTAAATAATTTTTTAGCACCACAGGATAGATAATTTCATCATGATTACTAATTTCCTCCAAGCTGAACCAACGTAATTCTTTGATTACCTGTTTTTCTGATTCCGTCAGGTTTTGTGTAGAGACAGACTTTTGTTGCGTGCGTGCCACAATAAATTGCTGCTTGAGTCGGGTTAGGGTGCCTGAAAGTACAAGCTCAAACTCACCAAACCAAACAAGGGGGCCAAATTCTACATCATTTTCTTGCAATCCAGTTTCTTCGTGCAGCTCTCGAATAGCGGCTTGCATTATAGATTCTCCTGGCTCAATTTCTCCGCCCAAAGGAAACCAGAACCGACCATTGTAAGTACCATCCTTTGCAGTGGTTTTGGGATCATCTGCACACATTAACAACAGCTCGTTCTTTGGACTGAGCAGAAGAATTTTAACGCTATTGCGGGTAGGAATTTGCTTTTGGTTGGTACACATATTAGTTGACCACCGTCTATCATTCGGACTCATTCAATCCACCCACATACCATTCTGAAGCAACACTTAACCCTAGGCGTTTAAGAAAGCAACGTTTTGGCTGGTCATGAGCTCCACATACAACCAGGATTTGTGTAGCTCCTTTAATTTTTGCTTGCGCTTTCAATTCATCCACAAGACGGTTTCCAATTGAGGGCCACAAGTATAGATCCTCAACACAAAAATCATCGACCATTAACGTTAATCCTCCTGGATCATAAACCTCAGGAACTTTCATCAATCTCCCAATCACAAAACCAACCACCTGCCCATGGGATTCAGCCACCAAAAGAAGGTGATCTTCCTGGGTAATCAGCGTTTCAAACCACCT includes:
- a CDS encoding MFS transporter; the encoded protein is MQTLLNSSRIYLERRVFGVLLLGFSSGLPFLLTLGTLQAWLERVGISKTTIGLFALATAPYALKFLWAPLTDHLPIPYLSSKLGLKRSWLLLSQLTLALALMGLGTTDPAQNIAHTAFATFLVCLCASFQDNAMEAYRIETLNEKEMGPGAGASVLGFRIGMLVSGGGALYLAAYCPWKVVYALMATCVSIGMVATLLIPNSDRERTIACQRKKPHQAMWPAITSFLQNQDWKIILLFILCYKVGDTGLNMMSIPFLLEMGFSKLEIASIAKTFGFFAMVAGGFIGGLLLLHLSLLKNLALGISLLMTSSVMFMIQAVLGHDTTFLMLTMGVENLACGMSAAALIAYLSKCCHVPYTATHYALFSSFSSVVRIGLSVGAGWLADQVSWMTFYGIIAVGCLPALMLLSRFSLHFYEPKRSSLAYEQKIVQTS
- a CDS encoding cyclopropane-fatty-acyl-phospholipid synthase family protein, whose amino-acid sequence is MTAILSDKRLSSGIQRCFEHLSETLQIPINVSLWGTPTIHLRGASASDLSITINDKGVVASLLKGPSLENLLRHYAAGNIVLEGSKDLITLGETLREQIKKKDLKRLKKSLFLKNLWPFLFVKSTKSSLRHEYTEDETGFNQKKRVNKDFIQFHYDVSNEFYQLFLDPEMQYSCGNFKNWDESLEQAQQNKLEMICRKLRLKDGERFLDIGCGWGGLVCYAAQRYGVKAHGVTLSQAQYDFAQEKVKRLGLEDKVTLEIRDYITLEGTYDKIASIGMFEHIGVDNFPNYFKKVRSLLRDNGLFLNHAIARRTKVNKKKSRRITPEKHLILKYIFPGSELAPIGDSVDSMEAYGFEIHDVEGWREHYALTCKHWCQRLSKNKDKAIKLIGKERYLMWVTYLAGVSFGFHSGTILIYQTLGSKRAKAKGLSELPPTRQDLYG
- a CDS encoding histidine phosphatase family protein, with protein sequence MKKTSLTHGETPKLTPLPFYFLRHGETEWNKSARYQGSRDIPLNEAGLNQVHAVKSFLGGTPISHIFSSHLLRAKRTAEVINEELSVQHSIKKNLRESCFGILEGTDITAQSRQIVQQWMAGKTHTEAEPYQDFASRVINAVNECVRESLSGIPLIVSHGGAFATLTKPMGYQTPMFIGNCELVLCEPPASGNLWRIVSLNRQDID
- a CDS encoding CYTH domain-containing protein, which translates into the protein MSAHLEIEKKYQIVETDLGPLLAQFEYVSEKRIIDEYFDTVDGKFYQEGIFIRIRNQKTLDVKFNPDHLGQRGVHEHVFCAEYSFQEPFANQDFKTFEALGQLIGTQQPFSSSFSSFLKSNQLVILLLIDKIRKTYKQGHFALVIDAIAGLGTILEIEYTGKNTNPDVEQIVSEIDELMQEVPTVPLATGSFEMLLKKQNFELYRKGKYLLEEDRELDKTAA
- a CDS encoding NUDIX domain-containing protein translates to MSPNDRRWSTNMCTNQKQIPTRNSVKILLLSPKNELLLMCADDPKTTAKDGTYNGRFWFPLGGEIEPGESIMQAAIRELHEETGLQENDVEFGPLVWFGEFELVLSGTLTRLKQQFIVARTQQKSVSTQNLTESEKQVIKELRWFSLEEISNHDEIIYPVVLKNYLPDILAGNYPEQPIEIDLAKQP
- a CDS encoding GNAT family N-acetyltransferase codes for the protein MIDPDISNPRAKHVYEKAGFVHVGDFVMGGSGCFAGCKTHLLVWRSEMHGKPTELNVTIRSAQRSDIPTMVALSHAKRLSYEKAHPQFWRHATDANKAQSRWFETLITQEDHLLLVAESHGQVVGFVIGRLMKVPEVYDPGGLTLMVDDFCVEDLYLWPSIGNRLVDELKAQAKIKGATQILVVCGAHDQPKRCFLKRLGLSVASEWYVGGLNESE